The following DNA comes from Flavobacterium sp. N3904.
TCAGGATATAATCGTAATCACCGCTGACATGATGGCATTCCAGCACTTCTTTGAGTTGAATCACTTCACTTTCAAATTTGGAAATAAATTCAACGGTGTGCTGAATGAGTTTGAGGTGACAAAAAACGACAAATCCTTTTTCAATTTTCGAATGGTTGAGCAAAACCACATATTTGTCTATAATTCCTTCTCTTTCCAGTTTTTTGATGCGCTCATATACAGCTGTCACAGAAAGATTGAGTTTTAAGGACAATTCTTTGGTGGTTTGTTTACTATCGATTTGCAGCAAATGCAATAGCTTCTTGTCGGTCGAGTCGAGTGTCATTTTTTTTATTTTTTTGAAATGAAATAAAATCTACTTCCATCTTATTTTAGAAGCAAATTTAGAAATAAAATTTACATTATTTATATATAATAGTTTTATAATCTAATATTTTATATAAGTATTGATTAATAATCTAAAGTGTCATTATTTTGAAGTTGAATTAATATCGAAAAGCCCTAGCCCTGATAAAAGCGGCATCCTTTTACTTTTTTCTTTAAAAAGTAAAAGATACTGCGAATAGCAGGAATAGCTCCTAAAAAATAACATTTACTATGAAAAATTTCAATCCCGCTGACAACATTCAGGATTTACAGTACTTTGGCGAATTTGGTGGTGTCAATCCATCCATTTCAGATTCATCGACCTATACATTTCTTTCGGCCAAAACAATGTTTGATACCTTTGAAGGCAACATGGAAGGTTGCTATTTGTATTCCCGCCATTCGTCACCGAGTAATTTGTATTTGGACAAAGCATTGGCGGCAATGGAAGGAACCGAAGCGGCCAACGTATCGGCTTCCGGTATGGGCGCCATCACTCCTACGCTGTTGCAATTGTGCGGCTCGGGTGATCACATTGTTTCGAGTAGAACGATTTACGGTGGCACGTATGCTTTTCTCAAAAATTTCACACCGAGATTGGGCATTCAGACCACTTTTGTAGACATCACTAAACTGGATGCTGTTGAAGCGGCAATTACGCCACAAACCAAAGTTTTATATTGCGAAACGGTGAGTAATCCATTGCTTGAAGTTGCAGATATTGCTGGTTTGTCTAAAATTGCAAAAAAATACAACTTAACATTGGTGGTAGACAATACGTTCTCCCCGCTTTCGGTTTCGCCAGCCCGATTGGGTGCAGACATTGTGATTCACAGCTTGACCAAATACATCAACGGAAGTAGTGACACCGTGGGAGGAGTTACCTGTGCCTCCAGGGTATTTATTGACAGTTTAAAAAATGTAAACTCTGGTGCAAGCATGCTACTGGGGCCAACAATGGACAGTTTACGCTCGGCCAGTGTGATGAAAAACATGCGAACCTTGCACATCCGAATGAAACAACACAGCTATAACGCCCAATATCTTGCCGAACGTTTTGAAAAAGACGGCATCAAAACGGTATATCCCGGTTTAAAAAGTCACCCAAGTCACAAATTATATGCTGGCATGATCAATCCTGAATACGGTTTTGGAGGGATGATGACATTGGATGTGGGCACATTGGAAAAAGCCAATGCGGTAATGGAATTGATGCAGGCCCGCAATTTGGGTTATCTTGCCGTGAGTTTAGGATTTTACAAAACCTTGTTTAGTGCGCCAGGAACCTCTACATCATCAGAAATTCCATTGGAGGAACAACACGAAATGGGATTGACCGATGGTTTGA
Coding sequences within:
- a CDS encoding Lrp/AsnC family transcriptional regulator, whose translation is MTLDSTDKKLLHLLQIDSKQTTKELSLKLNLSVTAVYERIKKLEREGIIDKYVVLLNHSKIEKGFVVFCHLKLIQHTVEFISKFESEVIQLKEVLECHHVSGDYDYILKVVVKDMEAYREFLVTKLTTLEHIGSTHSTFMISEVKYTTVVEV
- a CDS encoding aminotransferase class I/II-fold pyridoxal phosphate-dependent enzyme; protein product: MKNFNPADNIQDLQYFGEFGGVNPSISDSSTYTFLSAKTMFDTFEGNMEGCYLYSRHSSPSNLYLDKALAAMEGTEAANVSASGMGAITPTLLQLCGSGDHIVSSRTIYGGTYAFLKNFTPRLGIQTTFVDITKLDAVEAAITPQTKVLYCETVSNPLLEVADIAGLSKIAKKYNLTLVVDNTFSPLSVSPARLGADIVIHSLTKYINGSSDTVGGVTCASRVFIDSLKNVNSGASMLLGPTMDSLRSASVMKNMRTLHIRMKQHSYNAQYLAERFEKDGIKTVYPGLKSHPSHKLYAGMINPEYGFGGMMTLDVGTLEKANAVMELMQARNLGYLAVSLGFYKTLFSAPGTSTSSEIPLEEQHEMGLTDGLIRFSIGLDNDIERTYQMMKSCLEELKILQIESLTA